The window CTCAAATCTCCCGGGAAAAAAAGGAACTTGAGGAAAAACTGGAAGCTCTTACGGTGACCTACCAAGAACTTCAGGAGGCTAAACGCGTCAGCGAGGAACAGTTTAAAGAAGCTATTGCAAAACTCCAAGCCAATCAGCAGGAGCTTCAAGATCAACTCGACACTTTACTTAAAGAGAAAATTATAGCCAACCAGAAGTTAAAGTTGCAAGGAGATAAGCTTAAGGTTGCAGCTAAATTATTAAAAGAAAAGCTAGATCAGGTCAATGAGCTTAAACGGCAACTGGAGCTGAGGTTCAGTAAGCCGGATAAAAAAGGAGGACGAAGCCAGGAGGAACTTGTAACGGAAATAGCCCGATTAACCGAAGAAAAAACTCAGCTTCAGAATCGGCTTCAGGCCATTATCGATGCTAAGGAACACATTGAAAGGGAATTTGCAACCTTAAAGAATGAGCTGAATAGTCTCCAGCAGACTAAAAAGAAAGATCATCTCAAATTTGCGGAACTCGCCCGGAAACATATCCAACGTGGAAAAGCTTTGGTACGTTTGGATCAGGAAAGAAAGAAATTAGCCCAACAGCTTGCCGACGAGGAGGCCCAGAAGAGGCGAATTGCCCGGGAGCTTGAACAGGTAAAACAGGCCGAGCAGCAACTTCAAAAGACCATCTGGGAAAAATTAGAGTCCGAAAAGGCGCTGAAAGAAGAATTGACCAGATTTCAAACCCGGGGGGCGAATTTAAGCAAACAGCTTGAAGAACATCAGAAAAAAGAGGCCGAGCTGGAAACTCAACTTGCTGAGCTGCTCGTCAAAGGCCGAGAAGTTGATGCGTTAAGAAATCAACTTAACGAGCATCTTAGAAAAGAAGAGGAATTAAATCAGAAGTTGAATTCTATTCAAGTCCAATATAAGCAAACCGAAGCCCAGATGCTGGAAGAAAAGGCTCAGCTTATGGAGAGGGTTCAACAGCTACAGGCCGAGATGGATCAAACCAAGGCTCTAAGCGCTCAGCAGTTGGCCCAGATCAAAGCAGAGCTGGAAGAAAGGACTAAAAAAGAGAAACTTCTCATCGGAAAGTTGAAACAGCTCGTTAAAGCCAAAGCCGCTGCAGATAAGTCCCTCTCGGAGGAAACTAGAAAAAAACTGGCCCTCTATGAAAAACAAATCTCTGCTTTGCAAACAGACCTGGAAGAATCCCGAATTAAAAATCAGCAGTTGCAGGAAGAAATTCAAGTCCTGGAAAGTAATTATAAAAAAGAACTGGCTTCCAGGCAAAAGGAGATTGAAGAACTCAAGAAACTCAGGACGTCGAGTCCTGCTATGATAACCGATGGGATCGTTCAGCGCCTGGAGAAAAAACTGGAAGAGATTCAAGAAGCCGACAGAAAAATGGAAGCCCTTTTAAAGGAAGCACGAATTCTGGAAGAAGAGAAGAATCTTCAACTAAAGAAGGGACTGACCCAGGTCCTGGCCGGGATAGAAAGGCTGGAAAGAGATTTCAAGGAGAGAATCTCTTCCCTGGAAGATAAGAATCTTCAAACAGAGACCTGGCTTAAGGAAGTTCTCAATCCTCAAAGCCTCAAAACCCTCTTAAAACAAGGGCTCAGCTCCACTCTAACTTCCGGTAAAAATCGTTCCACCAAATGGTTGAGAGGAATTCGCTTCTTATCTGTGGGTGTAATTATTCTCTTAACAGTTCTTTTCCTTCTCAGACATATATCCTACAATGAAGAATTATCCCTCCGTCTGGATAATTTGGATCCCATTGTCCTTCAATCGGAAAGCGCGGTTGCCGAACCTTCGGGGCTGATTCCTTCTTCATCCCCTGCAATCGAACCCGGGACAGACTCCAGTAAGCCTAAAACCTCATCTGCCCCCCTAACTAAGAAAGGATCTCCCTCTAGAACTTTGAACAAATCCCAGAATTTACCTGCCACATCCGAATTCGATGATGGGGTAAACCTCGATAAACAGCCTGTTGAATCCCATTCACCGGGTCCAGAGCTAAAAACCGCTCAAATTGAGAATAAGCCGGAGGTTAATTTACTTCCTCGAAAAAGGGAAAAGAATCTAAAAAAAGAGACCTACAGATCCGAATCTTACGGGGAGAGAAAAAGAGTTAAGCCTCCTGTTCAATCCCCCGAATCTCCCCAATCTGATTCCCAATGGATTTCGATGAACTCGGAACCCCAGACTTCTGACAGGATTTCACTCCCATTGGATTCCAACCCTTATTCAGAAATAGATATCCCGTCCCGTGGACCTGATTATTCTCAACTCAGGGCCTATCGGACGTATTTATTACGTTATCGGAATCAAAACCCCCAGACTTTTATCCGCTACAATCCCTTAGAAAACCTCTACCATTATGAATTATACCCGTTTGAGGGAAGGGGTTTTCGCCGGCCGGAACGACCTTTTCGTTTCCAGGACTTCCGGGGACCTATTCGATACCCGGGGGGATACCGGCCAGAACGACCTTTTCATTAAGGTTCGGTTACAGATCTATCTAAGTACCTGGATTGTGTTTCGCTGGATCAGATCCCAGTCGATTTCATACCCCAGTCCAGGACCTTCCGGCGCATGGACCATTCCTTTATCATCTACTTCGATATCCTTCACTAAACCGTATTTATTGGCGCCTGTGGCTGGAAAAAACTCGTAATAATCACAGTTGGGAATAGCCATGGTGACATGGAGATTGGCCACGTTATTGAGGGAATTACCTCCGTGATGGATCTCACACTTCATATGAAACGCATCGGCCAGATGAGCTATCCTTACCAGGGGAGTGATACCCCCCACCACCGCCACATCACCCCTTAACATATCGGTGGCTTGTTGCTGTACCCACTGGGCCATACCGTAGAATCCACCCGGGGCATATTCCGTGCATAAGAGGGGGATATCCAACTTTTGGCGGAGTTTAACGTAGTTGTAGAGGTCTTCTTCAGAGAGAGGATCTTCATACCAAAAGTAATTTAATTCTTCGATGGCCCTCCCCACCCGAACCGCATCTTCATAACCGTAAGCCCACATGGCATCCAACATCAGGACCATATCCTCGCCTACCGCTTCACGAACAGCCTGGCAGATCTCTATATCTTTTTGGGGTATGCCATGGGGATGGATCTTGTAGGCAGTCCAGCCCAAGGACTTAAAATGTAGGGCCTCTTGGCCATACGCTTCTGGTGTCGGAAGCCAGGCAGAACTGGCATAAGCCGGAACCTGGCTTTTACAGGAACCGAGTAACCGATGGATGGGCAAACCCGCAGCTTTGCCTGCTAAATCCCAAAGGGCCACATCTACTGCCCCTATCGCCCTTAAAGATACCCATCGGTGTATCCCCCACATCTGTTGCCATAGGGCACCGATATCCAATGGGTTCCGACCTATCAGCATGGGTTTTATCAAGGTCATCAACGGACCGACATAAGCATCGGCTCCTTGGCCCGAAGAGCCCAAAAAGGAATGTCCTTCCAGCCCTTCATCGGTCTGAACGGTTACCACCCCGAGCTGAATATTTCCCCCAAATCGCATTTTCCCGGCTTTCCACGGTTCAATAAGCCATTTGAATAAGGTTGCGGTTAGATTGGTAATTTTCATAGTTGCCTCCTTGCTTGGTGAGAGGGCGAGGTTTAAGGTCTCCCTCCGTTAAGATTCTCCCCGTAGATAATAAAGCAGGCCAATTCCAATACCGACTATGAAAAAAAACGGGAAACTGATGATAATCACTTTAATTAATTCCACGGCACTGGCGTAAAAAGCTTCCTCTACACTAAACTGGTGGGGATAAAATGACTTTAAGTAGTGGATCTCTTCAACCGAGTGCCAACAAACAGCCGAAACAACCAGAATGCTTATTCCCATTGTAGATAAAATCAATACCTGGTAGGTTCGCTTCATGATCAGACCTTTCTCCGTTAGTTCAGGATATCCAGTATGCCGCGTAAAGCGGCGGGATCTAGGGGTTTGGTAAAGTGGTAATCAAATCCTACCTCCCGAAATTGATCTGGATCTTCTCTCTGTCCGTATCCTGTGAGGGCTATAAGGATGGTTTGGGATAAGCCGGCTTCTTGTCGAAGTTTTCGGGCTACTTCATATCCGTTCATCCCCGGTAAACCAATGTCCAGTAAGATAACATTTGGTTGGTAGATGGGAACAGTCTCTAAGGCTGCCAGGCCATCGTATACCACTCTGACGTCGTACCCCCACATCTTTAACAATTCACTGAGTGTCGTTGCAGCATCCACATTATCATCCACAATCAGGATGCGGCGAGAGGAGGGCCGGGTGGTACGGTGATTTTCTCTTTCCTGGGTCTCTGCGTCTGTGTGCCCCCCACCCCCCACCCCTTCCCTCCCCATGGACGGGGAGGGAGAGAGGGAGGGGGTGGGAAGACGCACCGTAAACTCACTTCCCTGACCCAGGCCTGCACTATAGGCCGATACCTTTCCCCCATGCATCTCCACCAGACTGCGTACCAGGGTTAATCCAATTCCAAGTCCCCCTCGGGATCGAGCAAGGGATTGATCTATTTGGGTGAATAGATCAAAGATTTGATCTAACATTTCCGGTGGGATACCTATGCCGGTGTCCCGTACACGAATGACTACCTCTTCTCCTTCCGGTTCACAGGTCACCCAGATGCGCCCCCCCGGATCTGTATACTTTGCTGCATTAGTGAGAAGGTTAACAACCACTTGTTCTAACCGAATGGGATCGGCTTCCACATAAACAGGTCTTTCGGGCAGGGAGACTAAAAGTTCATGTCTGTGGATTTCAACCAGTGAACGGCTTGTTTCAACGGCATGGGTCAGGAGGGTTCCGAGTTCTACAAGCTCCTTTCGAAGGGTGATTTTACCCCGGGTGATTCGGGATATATCCAGCAAATCATCCACTAATCGGGTTATGTGCTGAACTTGTCGAGCCATTATATCCAGGGACCGTTTTAAGACTGGATCCTGGGTGCCTCGAAGCTGCATGAGTTTTAAGGTATTACTGATAGGAGCAAGGGGGTTACGGAGTTCGTGGGCCAGCATGGCCAGGAATTCATCCTTACGGCGGTTTGCTTCCTTTAGGGCTTCTTCTGCCTTCTTACGATCGGTGATATCTTGAATGATGCCTATAGCCGATTGAGGATGACCCTGCGGATCCTTTATCACCGACATACTACTGCTCACCCACACGTAGGAACCATCGGGGCGAACATATCGTTTCTCTGTAACGAAAGTCGGTCCTCCGGCTACCATACGTTCAAACAAAGCAAGTGTATTGGGAAGATCATCAGGATGGGTTAAATCCCGCATCCTCAAGTTTAACACTTCCACCATCGGGCGACCTACAATCTCACAATACCGTTGGTTTACAAGTAAAAATCGACCCGTCAGATCAGTTTGGGCAATTCCCACCGTCGTTTGGTTGAAGATGGCTCTCAACTGCTCCTCACTCCTGCGAAGCTCCTCCTCAGCTCGCTTACGTTCGGTGATGTCTCTGGCAATCTTAGAAGCCCCGATAATTTGGCCGGTAGCATCACGAATTGGAGAAACCGTGAGTGAAATCATGATTCTCTGACCATCTTTTCTTCGACGTACGGTCTCATAATGGTCGACCCGTTCTCCGGATCTGATCCTTTCCAGAATTTTAGGTATTTCGTCAACACGCTCGGGCGGTGCCAGGATAGAGATATGCCGACCTATCACCTCTTCCGCAGAATAGCCAAAAATCCTTTCTGCACCTGCGTTCCAACTCATGATAATTCCATCCAGGGTCTTACCGATGATCGCATCGTCTGAAGATTCAACAATAGCCGCCAAACGGAGATTTGCTTCTTCTGCCTGTCTACGCTCGGTTACATCGCGAAAAATCAAAATCACCCCCAAAATATTTCCATGGTTATCTTGAATGGGGGCAGCACTGTCATCGATCGGTCGCTCTGTTCCATCCCTTGCAATGAGCACCGTATGGTTGGCCAATCCTATGATAACACCCTCTTGGAGTACTTTAGCTACCGGGTCTTCAATCGGTTTCCGTGTTTCCTCGTTTATGATTTTGAAAATATCCTTCAAGGGCCTCCTTAAAGCCTCTTCTTGCCTCCATCCGGTTAATTCCTCGGCCACAGGGTTCATAAAAGTCACCTGACCTTCTCGATCCGTACTAATTACGGCGTCACCGATACTGGCAAGTGTAACCCGCAGCGATTCACGTTGCTCGTATAACATAGCTTCTATTCGCTTGCGTTCGGTAATTTCCCTGGTCAAATCGGTTATCTTCTGATCCAATAGGGTAAATCGATGGATGGCCTCTTCTTTGGGACGACAGCGTAAGAGAATACACGCGGCCGTATCACCGGATCTCGGTTGAAGAACGGCACCTTCGCAGCGATAAGGGAGAAGTTGACCATCGCAGGTACGCCAGGTTAGCGAACCGGGTATCAACTCCCGGCTTCTGGAACAGACTTTGAGGTAGCGGGCAACTTTATCGGCGGGGTCGGAGACAAGCTCATCAAGCCGTACACCCCGAAGATCTTGATAGTTTAGTTTCAGAAGATCGGCGGCTGCCGGATTGGCTACCAGGATGACCCCATTTCCGGAAACAAGGAACATAGGCTCTGGTAAAGGTCGGGTAATCTGCAGAAAATCTTCGGAGTCCATAATAATTTTTAACTTTTGAAGTATTCTCTCCCTTCACATGTCTGGGTTTGTGGGGTTTGTCTTAAATAGATGACCACTCGACAATGGGGATATCCTTTGGCAATGGTTTCTTTTAACTCCACTTTGGCATAACCTAAATTCTCGGCAGCAATGGCTCCAAATACATTGGAAGTCATCATGCACATGGAAGTACGACCTAGTACTTTATCTCCAAACGGACAAGCCCGATTCCCCAAAACAATCTTCTCATCATCCTGCTCAATAATGTAAAAATCACCTTGAATGCGGCGCTTCAAATCGACCATTACGTCAGCTACTTGCTCCCGGGTCAGTTGAGAAACCGACAGGGCTTCCTTGTAATCTTTATCAATCTGCTCACCTATAGCCTGACCGACTACACTGATAAATCCAGAAGCCTCCTTGACTCCTACGACCTCTTCCAATGTTCCGGCCAGTTCCCGAATGAGGGAACGCAGGAAAAGGTCCCGATCTAAAGGTATCAGTAAGTTTTTAATATCTTCAGAGGTAGAAGAGTTCTCCATAGTTACTCCTTCAAGATTATTCCCTTTAACTCATGGTAACAACCCTAACATAGCGAAGACCGTGGAAGGATCAGGTTGGAAAATACAAATAGTTACTCGGTTCCTTAAGCATCAGATCATGAAGTTTATCAACTATACGAAAAAAAATATTCTTCAACCTGTAACACCGAAAATGAGAATTTAAACATTTCGGGGTTTCTAGAGCCTGGCCGTGTATCCTCCATCGATGATTAAGTCAATGCCCGTTACCCAGGAAGCATCATCTGATGCCAGATAGAGAATACCTTTGGCAATATCCTCTGGAGTTCCAAGTCGTTTCAACGGGTAGAGGGGGATCCAGTATTTTTCGGCCATTTCCTGCCACGTCTGACCCGGTTTCAATCGGGTTCGTGAAATTTCCGTTTCAACCAGTCCCGGTAGAACTGCATTGACCCGAATATTATAAGGTGCATAATCTACGGCCATTGCCCTGGTTAAATTACAGACGGCTGCCTTGGCTGCAGAATAGGAGTGGGCATCGGATTGTCCTCTCAGGGCCGATATGGAAGATACATTGATAATACACCCGCCTCCCTGCTTGATCATCTGAGGAATAGCATACTTAGAGGTCAAAAAGATAGCCTTGACATTAACAGCCATAATCCGATCCCAATCCTCTTCCGTAGAATCGACCAGTTTGGTTCGATCTATGGCCCCTGCATTATTGACCAGAATATCTAATCGTCCCCAGCGTGCTATGGTTTCCATTACCATCTGCCGGGCATCTTCATGCCGACTCACATCTCCTGGAATAGCCAGAGCCTCTCCACCTTGAGAGGTGATAGCAGCAACGGTTTCTTCTAACTTTTCTTTACGTCGTCCACTCACCGCTACCTTAGCCCTTTCCCTGGCAAACAATTCGGCAGTAGCTCTTCCCATTCCGGTGCCACCTCCGGTAATTAAGGCAACTTTATCTTTTAGTCTCATTCTGCCTCCCTTATGAAAATCTGGTTGGTTTAAGATGCCATCTCTTTACGAGGGAATTATCTTATTTAAGGATCAGGTGTCTGTCAAGATTAAACCACCTTCTAAGATCTGAGGGCTTGAAGGAATGTGGGAACCAATTGGTTTCCACGGGGATCCGGATTGCCTTCCAGAAGAATGGGTCCTGTCGGAATCTGGATCGGAATTTGAATCCCCCCACTGCTTCTTCGCTTCCTCTTGACAGGTTCTTCATAGTTCTATCCTTCCCATTTCATAGCCGATTAAGATTTGATCTCTCCTAAGATTTTAATATCTGTAAAACTTATATCCATCGCCAATATAAAAGTATTAAAATCTTATCAGCTTGCACCTTCTATAATTGGGGTTCATATTATGAATAGGTATTCAAGAGGTATTTCTGGCCGATTGATAAGTAATAAGATAAAAAACCGTTAAAATGTTAAGTGTGAGGAGTGTTAATCATGTATTTAGGGAAGAAACTTAAGCTCTGGATGGTTATTTTAGTAGTTTGGGTGATGGGTGTAAGTTGTGGGCTACCTCAACGTACTTCTCAGCAGGTTACTGCAGATGAGTTAATTACAAAGAGGGTTCAGGCAAAACTGGCAGAAGTTCCTTTGAGACCTCCTCCTCAAGATTATTTAATTGTAACGACTCATCTGGGTGTCGTACACCTGAGGGGAGTGGTTGAAGACCAATTCACGCGGAACAAAATTCTTGAACTGGCCAAGAGCGTTGAAGGTGTCAAAGAGGTGACCGAGAATATACGAATTGAGCCGGAAAGAGGTGGTGGAGGTGGAGCCTCTACCCAGCAAGCTGCCAAGACTCGATAGGGGATTTATGAAACGGTCAACCCTGGGTTTAAGCTTCCAGAGTTAGCTTGAACAGAAGGAGATTCCAACTCCTTAGGTAGAAACTTCCCTATAGGGGCAGGTTTTAAACCTGCCCCGTCCATTCGGGTGAGTTTCAAAATAAAATAATACCCCCTCTGTGGGAATGAAACAACAGGTAAGGGACTTCCCACAACCGTTTCCATGCATTCCAAGGGACGTTTTTTATTTTCATAACTTTTAACGCTTTCCCTTCAAAAGAAGAGGACTAATCCCTTATCACCGGATAAAGATCCTGTCTGGTCGGTGGGAGCCTTGTCGATGAAGTGATAGATCTGGATAAGGAAGGACGGATTGGAGGATAACGAGAAAAGGGATGCCGAAAAAATCTTTACAAGAATATTTTACCACCAGTTCTCGGATTGTGAATTGTATGGTTTCATTGCTTCAACTTCCTCCTGGAAGTTTAATCCTCGAGCCGTGTGCAGGTACCGGTCACTTTATTCGGGCCCTTCTAAAAAAAGCTTATCGGGTTTTTGCCGTAGAGCTCTCCCGGGATCATTACCTTTCTCTCCATCGCCGGTGGGGAGATTGTTTGTCGCTTCTTCAAGGCGATTTTCTGGAAATGGCCCTTCCTTCGACTTCCCACCCTGTGATTTTTCAAAACGTAGCCTTCGATGGAATCATCGCCAATCCACCTTACGGTATGTATCTGGAACCGGTACGAAGAAGACAATTCAAGAAGGTTTTGGGCCCTTTTTATACCCGGGAAACCTATGGACTCTTCCTCAAGCTTTCTGCCCCTTTACTTCGTGAGGGAGGGAGGCTGGTTTATATCATTCCAGATACGTTTCTTAGCGTTCGTATGCATTTCCCTTTAAGAAGGTACTTATTTAAAGAAATGAAAGTAACCCATCTGATTACCTTTCCTTCCCATTTCTTCCCGGGAGTGGATTTTGGATATGCCAGACTTTGTATTCTGGGGGCTACCCGCGTGAAACCAAAGCCGGAAGATGTTATTGAGTGGATCCAGCTCCATTCCTCAGATGGTCCGGAATCCCTCGTTTCGCTGGATTCCCTTCCTTCTAGGAAACACCTTCCCATTTTTTATAAAGACTTATGGCTTTCGGAGGATTTGAATATAAACTATGTCCGAAGCTACCTTACGGCTATGCCCCTGCGTTCCTATTTCAGTGTCCTGTTAAAGGATAAAGAAAACCCAAGAGAAAGTAAATCCCCTTCAGACTTCCCTTTCTTAAAGAAAAAACCGGAAGTTTCTCCCTTCCTGCCGGAGGGATTTGTTATGAACTGGTCTCCAGGTTTGGAATTGAGAAGGATTGACGGGCTACAGAGATGGGTCCCTCTGGGTGAGCTGGCCACCTGCAAGACAGGGATTTACACGGGGGATAACTCGAGATTTCACTACTGGAATCGGGATCATCCTCCAAGGAAAAAATCGGGTCAACCCCTGGATTGGAGGCTGGTCCAAGATCCCAGGACTTTATCTACCGAGGAAAAGACCTTTGGAATCGAAGGGGATCGGCATTTCGTCCCTTTAATCAAGGGGGGACATTATCCCCCGGTGGGAGAAACCCGCTGGGCCATCGACTGGTCCCGAGAAGCTCTCCGATTCTATCAAACAGATAAGAAAGCCCGATTTCAAAATAGTTCCTGGTACTTTAAAAAAGGATTGGCCGTTCCTATGGTCACGTCGGGCCGATTATCTGCTTCCTTAATGGAACATAGTGTATTCGATCAGGGTGTAGTAGGAGTTTTTCCTTATGAGGCACATCTTATCCCGTTTTTATTACTTTATCTCAATACTTCCTTAGCTACTCAATGGATGAAGGAAGTCATTAACCCCTCAGCCAATAATTCCGCCAATTATGTTAAGAAACTTCCCGTACCTGTTCCGAAAGATCAACAGGTTGAAGCCTGCCGAATTAAGCTGGCCGAATTAACTACCCAAATCGTAGATACCCCTGAAAAGGTTATTCGGGGCTGGATAGATAAATTCTTTCAGGAAATGTTTCAACAGATCTGAGTTTAAAAGATCTGTTTCAACAAAAATCCCAATTTTCCTATTAAACCGAAAGGTCTCAGTACGATAAGATTATAGTGGGTTTCCTGGATATATTGGATTGCAACCCGATGGACCTCTTCAAGGGTAACCGAATTTATTTTCGAAAAATACGCCCCCTCACTCTCCAGGCTGTTGAACAAGGCCCTTTCACCTAAATAGGAAGCCAGATCCCGATTCGTTTCTAGCACTCTGGCCAGCCGCCCTTTTAAATAATCTTTAGCTTCCTCTACTTCCTCTTCTAAAGAAGAACCCTTATCAACCGTTCGGATTTTTTTTAATTCCTCAAAGAGAACCTGTCTGGTTCGATTCTCT is drawn from Candidatus Limnocylindrales bacterium and contains these coding sequences:
- a CDS encoding methanogen output domain 1-containing protein, which translates into the protein MENSSTSEDIKNLLIPLDRDLFLRSLIRELAGTLEEVVGVKEASGFISVVGQAIGEQIDKDYKEALSVSQLTREQVADVMVDLKRRIQGDFYIIEQDDEKIVLGNRACPFGDKVLGRTSMCMMTSNVFGAIAAENLGYAKVELKETIAKGYPHCRVVIYLRQTPQTQTCEGREYFKS
- a CDS encoding PAS domain S-box protein, with the protein product MDSEDFLQITRPLPEPMFLVSGNGVILVANPAAADLLKLNYQDLRGVRLDELVSDPADKVARYLKVCSRSRELIPGSLTWRTCDGQLLPYRCEGAVLQPRSGDTAACILLRCRPKEEAIHRFTLLDQKITDLTREITERKRIEAMLYEQRESLRVTLASIGDAVISTDREGQVTFMNPVAEELTGWRQEEALRRPLKDIFKIINEETRKPIEDPVAKVLQEGVIIGLANHTVLIARDGTERPIDDSAAPIQDNHGNILGVILIFRDVTERRQAEEANLRLAAIVESSDDAIIGKTLDGIIMSWNAGAERIFGYSAEEVIGRHISILAPPERVDEIPKILERIRSGERVDHYETVRRRKDGQRIMISLTVSPIRDATGQIIGASKIARDITERKRAEEELRRSEEQLRAIFNQTTVGIAQTDLTGRFLLVNQRYCEIVGRPMVEVLNLRMRDLTHPDDLPNTLALFERMVAGGPTFVTEKRYVRPDGSYVWVSSSMSVIKDPQGHPQSAIGIIQDITDRKKAEEALKEANRRKDEFLAMLAHELRNPLAPISNTLKLMQLRGTQDPVLKRSLDIMARQVQHITRLVDDLLDISRITRGKITLRKELVELGTLLTHAVETSRSLVEIHRHELLVSLPERPVYVEADPIRLEQVVVNLLTNAAKYTDPGGRIWVTCEPEGEEVVIRVRDTGIGIPPEMLDQIFDLFTQIDQSLARSRGGLGIGLTLVRSLVEMHGGKVSAYSAGLGQGSEFTVRLPTPSLSPSPSMGREGVGGGGHTDAETQERENHRTTRPSSRRILIVDDNVDAATTLSELLKMWGYDVRVVYDGLAALETVPIYQPNVILLDIGLPGMNGYEVARKLRQEAGLSQTILIALTGYGQREDPDQFREVGFDYHFTKPLDPAALRGILDILN
- a CDS encoding N-6 DNA methylase, encoding MPKKSLQEYFTTSSRIVNCMVSLLQLPPGSLILEPCAGTGHFIRALLKKAYRVFAVELSRDHYLSLHRRWGDCLSLLQGDFLEMALPSTSHPVIFQNVAFDGIIANPPYGMYLEPVRRRQFKKVLGPFYTRETYGLFLKLSAPLLREGGRLVYIIPDTFLSVRMHFPLRRYLFKEMKVTHLITFPSHFFPGVDFGYARLCILGATRVKPKPEDVIEWIQLHSSDGPESLVSLDSLPSRKHLPIFYKDLWLSEDLNINYVRSYLTAMPLRSYFSVLLKDKENPRESKSPSDFPFLKKKPEVSPFLPEGFVMNWSPGLELRRIDGLQRWVPLGELATCKTGIYTGDNSRFHYWNRDHPPRKKSGQPLDWRLVQDPRTLSTEEKTFGIEGDRHFVPLIKGGHYPPVGETRWAIDWSREALRFYQTDKKARFQNSSWYFKKGLAVPMVTSGRLSASLMEHSVFDQGVVGVFPYEAHLIPFLLLYLNTSLATQWMKEVINPSANNSANYVKKLPVPVPKDQQVEACRIKLAELTTQIVDTPEKVIRGWIDKFFQEMFQQI
- a CDS encoding SDR family oxidoreductase → MRLKDKVALITGGGTGMGRATAELFARERAKVAVSGRRKEKLEETVAAITSQGGEALAIPGDVSRHEDARQMVMETIARWGRLDILVNNAGAIDRTKLVDSTEEDWDRIMAVNVKAIFLTSKYAIPQMIKQGGGCIINVSSISALRGQSDAHSYSAAKAAVCNLTRAMAVDYAPYNIRVNAVLPGLVETEISRTRLKPGQTWQEMAEKYWIPLYPLKRLGTPEDIAKGILYLASDDASWVTGIDLIIDGGYTARL
- a CDS encoding BON domain-containing protein, yielding MYLGKKLKLWMVILVVWVMGVSCGLPQRTSQQVTADELITKRVQAKLAEVPLRPPPQDYLIVTTHLGVVHLRGVVEDQFTRNKILELAKSVEGVKEVTENIRIEPERGGGGGASTQQAAKTR
- a CDS encoding tetratricopeptide repeat protein, coding for MNLDLGGLFSGGGKKKLVKKIAQYKDQLNKDPYNPTLHVELGDLLVKLDQPQAAIEHYHRAANLLTQQHNPSKVSTHLIEIYKKILSLAPDDQACENLGAEYNRIGKHTKAYELYLSVAEKLYQQGFYEKALRLYQSALILVYNSAIAHTRCAEIYQHLGQLEKSAFEYFTLGELSSKRQKPAEALEYYQKALNLLPSNLDIRAKMAETYQQLGKREEALNEYLNLAKICLEKEEAAKALTYYQRCLAIYPDHPQALEGKKKAIELYTPTWEGEKSSEPQPTGSSKNISGSQGEDDLSPQAETFSPNSNQAPEMEESLDLYAPLTFPLVEEKEAKSTRNISSRSEDNPLEESSKVQALIQEKALLEAEVREHLRNQELLKEKMEKILESKRRLQQEFQEQLSQLEEERNNLVGKSRRVAESEAYSINDLKSLQDKIRILQEKLSQAGYEKTEIQQKFSRQIEELKLKEKSLKAELSQISREKKELEEKLEALTVTYQELQEAKRVSEEQFKEAIAKLQANQQELQDQLDTLLKEKIIANQKLKLQGDKLKVAAKLLKEKLDQVNELKRQLELRFSKPDKKGGRSQEELVTEIARLTEEKTQLQNRLQAIIDAKEHIEREFATLKNELNSLQQTKKKDHLKFAELARKHIQRGKALVRLDQERKKLAQQLADEEAQKRRIARELEQVKQAEQQLQKTIWEKLESEKALKEELTRFQTRGANLSKQLEEHQKKEAELETQLAELLVKGREVDALRNQLNEHLRKEEELNQKLNSIQVQYKQTEAQMLEEKAQLMERVQQLQAEMDQTKALSAQQLAQIKAELEERTKKEKLLIGKLKQLVKAKAAADKSLSEETRKKLALYEKQISALQTDLEESRIKNQQLQEEIQVLESNYKKELASRQKEIEELKKLRTSSPAMITDGIVQRLEKKLEEIQEADRKMEALLKEARILEEEKNLQLKKGLTQVLAGIERLERDFKERISSLEDKNLQTETWLKEVLNPQSLKTLLKQGLSSTLTSGKNRSTKWLRGIRFLSVGVIILLTVLFLLRHISYNEELSLRLDNLDPIVLQSESAVAEPSGLIPSSSPAIEPGTDSSKPKTSSAPLTKKGSPSRTLNKSQNLPATSEFDDGVNLDKQPVESHSPGPELKTAQIENKPEVNLLPRKREKNLKKETYRSESYGERKRVKPPVQSPESPQSDSQWISMNSEPQTSDRISLPLDSNPYSEIDIPSRGPDYSQLRAYRTYLLRYRNQNPQTFIRYNPLENLYHYELYPFEGRGFRRPERPFRFQDFRGPIRYPGGYRPERPFH
- a CDS encoding enolase C-terminal domain-like protein — translated: MKITNLTATLFKWLIEPWKAGKMRFGGNIQLGVVTVQTDEGLEGHSFLGSSGQGADAYVGPLMTLIKPMLIGRNPLDIGALWQQMWGIHRWVSLRAIGAVDVALWDLAGKAAGLPIHRLLGSCKSQVPAYASSAWLPTPEAYGQEALHFKSLGWTAYKIHPHGIPQKDIEICQAVREAVGEDMVLMLDAMWAYGYEDAVRVGRAIEELNYFWYEDPLSEEDLYNYVKLRQKLDIPLLCTEYAPGGFYGMAQWVQQQATDMLRGDVAVVGGITPLVRIAHLADAFHMKCEIHHGGNSLNNVANLHVTMAIPNCDYYEFFPATGANKYGLVKDIEVDDKGMVHAPEGPGLGYEIDWDLIQRNTIQVLR